A window from Candidatus Dependentiae bacterium encodes these proteins:
- a CDS encoding SDR family oxidoreductase: MKKILVTGAAGFLGVHVCRRLLADGHEVIGVDNFFTGKRRNLDDLLSNPRFSIINHDVTKPLEIVADYIMNLACPASPIWYQSAPIETIKTSFLGTLNLLELAKKTGARFLQASTSEVYGSPLEHPQREEYWGNVNPIGIRACYDEGKRAAESLCFDFFRVYGTYIKVIRIFNTYGPYMSIDDGRVVSTFVTQALANQPITMFGSGLQTRSFCFVDDLVEGIMRVLWSGDEITGPLNIGNPHEVTLLELAEKIIHLTGSKSEIIFKPLPHDDPPQRCPDITKMRTLFSWNPTCDLTRGLQKTIEYFLQEQANANSVYGVENKLLKQGIL; this comes from the coding sequence ATGAAAAAAATTTTAGTAACTGGGGCTGCTGGTTTTTTGGGAGTGCATGTTTGTCGTAGACTTCTTGCTGATGGGCATGAAGTTATTGGGGTGGATAATTTTTTTACAGGTAAGCGTCGAAATTTGGATGATTTATTAAGCAATCCGCGATTTTCGATAATCAATCATGATGTTACAAAACCACTAGAAATTGTTGCTGATTATATTATGAATCTTGCATGTCCAGCATCTCCCATTTGGTATCAGTCGGCACCGATTGAAACAATTAAAACATCTTTTTTGGGAACATTAAATTTATTAGAACTTGCAAAAAAAACTGGTGCGCGATTCTTGCAGGCCTCAACAAGTGAGGTTTATGGCTCTCCGTTGGAGCATCCTCAGAGAGAGGAATATTGGGGGAATGTCAATCCTATTGGTATTCGCGCATGCTACGATGAAGGAAAGCGCGCTGCAGAATCATTGTGTTTCGATTTTTTTCGTGTGTATGGTACTTATATCAAGGTCATTCGTATTTTTAATACGTATGGTCCGTACATGAGCATTGATGATGGAAGGGTCGTAAGCACGTTTGTTACGCAAGCGCTTGCAAATCAGCCAATTACAATGTTTGGTTCCGGACTACAGACAAGATCTTTTTGTTTTGTTGATGACTTGGTTGAAGGCATTATGAGGGTATTATGGTCTGGTGATGAAATTACTGGCCCACTTAATATTGGTAATCCTCACGAAGTAACATTATTGGAACTTGCGGAAAAAATTATTCATCTGACGGGAAGCAAATCAGAAATTATCTTCAAGCCATTACCCCATGATGATCCTCCGCAAAGATGTCCAGACATTACAAAAATGAGAACGTTGTTTTCATGGAATCCAACCTGTGATTTGACTCGAGGATTGCAAAAAACGATTGAATATTTTTTGCAAGAGCAGGCGAATGCAAATAGTGTTTATGGGGTGGAAAATAAACTTTTAAAGCAGGGAATTCTATGA
- a CDS encoding glycosyltransferase family 4 protein, with the protein MKIAVAAGGRFHAFHLAHQLQRYDVLHGLYTASYRQGDENYVPEQKIFYNKSVGFWDNVYNSFGGRYIMNPASWYVMKDRWFDEWFDEKLHEAKDIDIVVGWAHYVEKSIATIKNMGAKLVIESGSMHILEQQRIIQEEAERWGVKPAAINSENCEKMLKEYALADYISVPSSHVKQSFIDQGVSPHKLILTPYGVDVDQFYVSRLEQPKKFKVVFVGMLSLQKGIGYLLEAWKRLNLPASTAELTIIGSPFDFTGDIMVSPSVNYVGSVRQADLKKWYSEASLLVLPSVQDGWGMVYTEALAAGVPVLCTDRTGAQDVIESGAHGFIVPHANTDALVEKIGWAYAHQEDLYQMGLAGQSHVKKYSWNAYGKKIVRQYARILANQ; encoded by the coding sequence ATGAAGATTGCGGTGGCTGCGGGGGGCAGGTTTCATGCATTTCATTTAGCGCATCAACTACAGCGATATGATGTTTTGCATGGCTTGTACACTGCAAGTTATAGACAGGGAGATGAAAATTACGTTCCAGAGCAAAAAATCTTTTACAATAAATCGGTAGGGTTTTGGGATAATGTGTATAACTCTTTTGGAGGACGATACATTATGAATCCTGCATCTTGGTACGTAATGAAGGATCGATGGTTTGATGAGTGGTTTGATGAAAAACTCCATGAAGCAAAAGACATTGATATCGTTGTTGGTTGGGCGCATTACGTTGAAAAAAGTATTGCGACTATTAAAAACATGGGCGCAAAGCTTGTGATCGAATCTGGTTCGATGCACATCTTAGAGCAACAAAGAATAATTCAAGAAGAAGCTGAGCGTTGGGGTGTAAAACCGGCAGCAATTAATTCAGAAAATTGCGAAAAAATGCTTAAAGAATATGCACTTGCTGATTACATTTCAGTTCCGTCTTCTCATGTTAAGCAAAGTTTTATCGATCAAGGTGTTTCGCCTCATAAATTGATTTTAACGCCGTATGGGGTTGATGTAGATCAGTTTTATGTTTCTCGTCTTGAGCAGCCAAAAAAATTCAAAGTTGTGTTTGTTGGTATGTTGTCTTTGCAAAAAGGTATCGGTTACTTGCTTGAAGCATGGAAGCGGTTAAATCTTCCTGCAAGTACAGCAGAATTAACAATTATTGGATCTCCATTCGATTTTACTGGTGACATTATGGTTTCGCCTTCGGTGAACTATGTAGGATCGGTAAGACAAGCTGATCTAAAAAAATGGTACAGTGAAGCATCGTTGTTAGTTCTTCCGTCTGTACAAGATGGCTGGGGAATGGTTTACACAGAAGCGCTTGCAGCTGGAGTCCCTGTCTTATGTACCGACCGAACGGGTGCGCAAGATGTTATCGAATCCGGAGCTCATGGATTTATTGTTCCGCATGCAAATACTGATGCATTAGTTGAAAAAATTGGTTGGGCGTATGCGCATCAAGAAGACTTGTATCAAATGGGGCTTGCTGGACAAAGCCATGTCAAAAAATACTCCTGGAATGCGTATGGCAAAAAAATAGTTCGACAATACGCGCGCATTTTGGCAAATCAATGA
- a CDS encoding glycosyltransferase codes for MNKILIVGERSTSLSGYAYADSFVEILQNYGYQVRSFDCTRVETAFGVLSRFRLNRISASIFSYLINQRFEELCTSFEPDFCFVLKGDTILPKTLSRLKKRLKTRFILFYPDNPFLFTNGNSNPGVVESLALYDVVLSWSLALMPILTSLGVRHVCYFPFGYDARFFEHFLPKEPLYDVGFIGTADDERFELLSQIVKRLPLLKIGVWGNRWDEYKDQDEILYERYCGSAEYKQQMVDRLRACKIVLNPLRLQNYTAHNMRSLEAAAAEVFQLATYSHEHADILFTENESIAMYKDVDDLERKINWYLDHPEERIKMAAEAKKRVEIYSLQKMLKLFFDRGGCFCSPLL; via the coding sequence GTGAATAAGATTCTTATTGTTGGTGAGCGTTCAACATCGTTGTCTGGTTATGCCTACGCAGATTCATTTGTTGAGATTTTGCAAAATTATGGATATCAGGTTCGGAGTTTTGATTGTACCCGAGTTGAAACTGCTTTTGGCGTATTATCTCGATTTCGTCTTAATCGAATTTCTGCATCGATTTTTTCTTATCTAATTAACCAGCGATTTGAAGAATTGTGTACGAGTTTTGAGCCTGACTTTTGCTTTGTTTTAAAAGGCGACACGATTTTGCCAAAGACATTGAGTCGACTAAAAAAAAGATTGAAAACTCGATTTATTTTATTTTATCCAGATAATCCGTTTTTGTTTACGAACGGAAATTCAAATCCAGGCGTCGTGGAATCTCTCGCGTTGTATGATGTTGTTCTTTCTTGGTCATTAGCGTTGATGCCGATTTTAACGTCGTTGGGAGTTAGGCATGTTTGTTATTTTCCATTTGGGTATGATGCGCGATTTTTTGAACATTTTTTACCAAAAGAGCCATTGTATGACGTTGGATTTATTGGCACAGCCGATGATGAGCGTTTTGAATTATTGTCACAAATAGTTAAACGTTTGCCTCTGTTAAAAATTGGCGTTTGGGGTAATCGATGGGATGAGTATAAAGACCAAGACGAAATTCTTTATGAGCGGTATTGTGGTTCTGCTGAGTATAAGCAGCAGATGGTTGATCGCCTGAGGGCTTGCAAGATTGTGCTAAATCCACTGCGATTACAAAATTATACAGCACACAATATGCGAAGTTTGGAAGCTGCTGCGGCAGAGGTTTTTCAACTGGCCACCTATTCACACGAGCATGCCGATATTCTTTTTACAGAAAATGAATCAATCGCGATGTATAAAGATGTTGATGATTTGGAGCGAAAAATTAATTGGTATTTAGATCATCCAGAAGAACGAATTAAGATGGCAGCTGAAGCAAAAAAACGAGTTGAGATATATTCTTTGCAAAAAATGTTGAAGCTGTTTTTTGATCGTGGCGGTTGTTTTTGTTCACCACTTTTGTAA
- a CDS encoding glycosyltransferase family 4 protein, whose protein sequence is MGSSVRTKPPIAIIAPHPGDGGGVLSSLKIVYEFCERYFQPKVYCLSFYPDVAMSLSQLRFSSTSIEREYEGMKCVEIGAVLARSEPSLYWFTYNIWKKYLSEYEYVFVTGGTPHIAHPAVLLNKKFVFWLASTYAHDREHRLKKASLSEKIIQKIADPVLQYSEKQILAQTTVLLPISLYTQNLCTQVLGKSRELMKICPVPVEIKLQEIKETGPRIHLLAVGRFTDPRKNLSMLLAVCEKLCQNDDMVFCDIVGRFPEEDPLVLDVQKRFAGRIIFHGFVSQQKLDELYKKAFVFVITSDQEGLGIAGLDALSWGVPVVSTRCGGVLDYVIPGMTGFLVNLNEVEEMVDRVEQLKKDRVKHAFYARGALTLVNALFSKKTVFTRFQWALSRAYPELENHFIAIDEQKEGEHETFGSGAHVPFINQ, encoded by the coding sequence ATGGGTTCTTCTGTTCGCACAAAGCCACCAATTGCGATTATAGCGCCGCATCCAGGAGATGGCGGAGGAGTGCTGTCTTCGTTAAAAATAGTATACGAATTTTGTGAGCGGTATTTTCAGCCAAAAGTATATTGTTTAAGTTTTTATCCAGATGTCGCGATGAGTCTTTCACAGCTGCGATTTTCATCAACTTCTATTGAGCGTGAATACGAGGGCATGAAGTGTGTCGAGATCGGCGCCGTCCTAGCTCGTAGTGAACCTTCGCTGTATTGGTTTACTTACAATATTTGGAAAAAATATTTATCCGAATATGAGTATGTTTTTGTCACAGGTGGAACACCGCACATTGCTCATCCCGCAGTCTTATTGAATAAAAAATTTGTTTTTTGGTTAGCTTCAACATATGCGCACGATCGTGAGCATCGGTTAAAAAAAGCATCTTTGTCTGAAAAAATTATTCAAAAAATAGCGGATCCCGTTTTGCAGTATTCAGAAAAACAAATTTTAGCGCAAACAACTGTTTTATTGCCAATTAGTTTGTATACACAAAATTTATGTACCCAAGTTTTGGGAAAATCTCGAGAATTGATGAAAATTTGTCCTGTTCCTGTGGAGATAAAGCTACAAGAAATTAAAGAAACGGGACCTCGGATTCATCTGTTAGCTGTTGGAAGATTTACAGATCCGCGTAAAAATTTATCAATGCTGTTGGCTGTATGCGAAAAACTTTGTCAAAACGATGACATGGTGTTTTGTGATATTGTTGGGCGTTTTCCAGAAGAAGATCCTCTTGTTTTGGACGTGCAAAAGCGATTTGCTGGTCGCATAATTTTTCATGGATTTGTTTCGCAGCAAAAATTAGATGAATTATATAAAAAAGCATTTGTTTTTGTTATCACCTCTGACCAAGAAGGCCTGGGGATTGCGGGTTTGGATGCGCTTTCATGGGGCGTTCCAGTGGTTTCTACGCGATGTGGTGGTGTTTTAGATTATGTGATTCCAGGAATGACTGGATTTCTGGTGAATTTGAATGAAGTTGAAGAAATGGTTGATCGGGTTGAGCAGCTTAAAAAAGATAGAGTTAAACATGCTTTTTATGCGCGGGGAGCGTTGACGTTGGTTAATGCATTGTTTTCAAAAAAAACAGTTTTTACTCGATTTCAATGGGCATTGAGTCGCGCGTATCCAGAGTTAGAAAATCATTTTATAGCAATTGATGAACAAAAAGAGGGTGAACATGAAACTTTTGGTAGTGGGGCACACGTACCTTTCATCAATCAATAA
- a CDS encoding glycosyltransferase has product MNKKRVNMKLLVVGHTYLSSINKKKWEVYSSVYPADLVTVITPTLWKDALFTVSSQAKNQKGTVFFQEYSVAHHGNEVLHRYSWGDVWRIVKNTSPDILLVEQGLNAFSYFQFITVCLLQGLFVPFVFFTWVNWRHPWGWKYTLFWSFIERFNRFFSTAAVVGNPEASRLLREDGFNGPVLVAPQLGIDVEHEQIISKKKCIGFVGRLTVEKGVDNLIQAFAQVVLSQPDLELLIVGSGKEEIFLKNLAESLGVAEKVIFTGSVDHYRAIELIKTLSILVLPSKDTALWKEQFGHVLIEAMAHGVAVVGSDAGAIPWVIKDGGLVFEQGNVDNLAHKLRLLLQDDQLRQGCIERANKLIEEEYSHEAVAKKLGTFLHTIAAKKSRQAGV; this is encoded by the coding sequence ATGAACAAAAAGAGGGTGAACATGAAACTTTTGGTAGTGGGGCACACGTACCTTTCATCAATCAATAAAAAAAAGTGGGAGGTCTATTCTTCGGTGTATCCTGCTGATTTGGTTACTGTTATTACGCCGACACTGTGGAAGGATGCTTTATTTACCGTTAGTTCTCAGGCAAAAAATCAGAAGGGAACGGTTTTTTTTCAAGAATATTCGGTTGCTCATCACGGAAATGAAGTTTTGCATAGATATTCATGGGGAGATGTGTGGCGAATTGTAAAAAATACCTCACCAGATATTTTGTTGGTCGAACAAGGGCTGAATGCTTTTTCTTATTTTCAATTTATAACCGTTTGTTTGTTGCAAGGTTTGTTTGTACCCTTTGTTTTTTTTACATGGGTTAATTGGAGACATCCGTGGGGATGGAAGTATACGCTTTTTTGGTCGTTTATTGAGCGATTTAATCGTTTTTTTTCAACAGCGGCAGTTGTTGGTAATCCTGAGGCATCAAGGTTGCTCAGGGAAGATGGATTTAATGGACCCGTTCTGGTGGCTCCACAGTTGGGAATTGATGTTGAACATGAACAGATTATTTCGAAAAAAAAATGTATTGGTTTTGTTGGTCGATTAACTGTAGAAAAAGGTGTAGATAATTTAATTCAGGCTTTTGCGCAAGTTGTTTTGTCTCAGCCAGATCTTGAATTATTGATAGTTGGATCTGGGAAAGAAGAGATTTTTTTAAAAAACTTGGCAGAGTCTTTGGGTGTTGCAGAAAAAGTTATTTTTACAGGCTCAGTCGATCATTATCGGGCGATTGAGTTGATAAAAACTCTTTCGATTCTCGTCTTACCTTCAAAGGATACTGCTCTTTGGAAGGAACAGTTTGGACATGTTCTTATTGAAGCCATGGCCCATGGTGTTGCGGTTGTTGGATCTGATGCTGGAGCGATTCCGTGGGTGATAAAAGATGGGGGTCTTGTATTTGAACAAGGAAATGTTGATAATCTAGCGCATAAATTGAGGTTGCTATTGCAGGATGACCAGTTGCGACAAGGATGTATTGAGCGGGCAAATAAATTAATAGAAGAAGAATATTCTCACGAGGCAGTGGCAAAAAAACTTGGTACTTTTTTGCATACGATTGCAGCGAAAAAAAGTCGGCAGGCAGGAGTTTGA
- a CDS encoding UDP-glucose/GDP-mannose dehydrogenase family protein, whose translation MKKIVVIGAGYVGLVTAVCFASAGHNVVVVERNESRVVALQLGQVPFYEPGLDSLLRLALGSGNIYFTSDISEALSTEPEVVFCCVGTPSQKDGAVDMTDVWAVVVEVARNARGRMLFVQKSTVPVGTCKKTEELFASIFKTCAYAFDFDVASNPEFLREGCAINDFMKPDRVVFGVKSEWAKKVLIELYEPFVQNKETQLFAMNYESSELTKYVSNTMLASRISFMNQIALLADVVGADISAVEKGVGSDTRIGKHFLRAGIGYGGSCFKKDIQGLMHLGRVHGVDMSFAECVEEINENQVSAFLSRIYAYYDSMLSSRRCGVLGVAFKPETDDIRSSPAVALMNALVDKVQSMIVYDPVALPSLKLSYPQLRVDFANSVKEVLKSCDFLIICTEWAAFVGLTPSDLLLVSDKVVFDGRNIFDPHEMAAAGIMYYPVGRKSVAPRKIAAIVNDRQLEH comes from the coding sequence ATGAAAAAAATAGTGGTTATTGGTGCCGGATATGTTGGTTTGGTAACAGCGGTTTGTTTTGCTTCAGCAGGTCACAACGTTGTGGTTGTTGAAAGAAATGAGTCGCGTGTTGTGGCACTGCAACTTGGACAGGTTCCATTTTATGAACCAGGTCTTGATAGTTTGCTGAGGCTTGCTCTTGGATCGGGAAATATTTATTTCACTTCAGATATTTCAGAAGCGCTTTCAACCGAACCAGAAGTTGTTTTTTGTTGCGTTGGAACTCCTTCGCAAAAAGATGGTGCCGTTGACATGACCGATGTTTGGGCGGTTGTTGTTGAGGTTGCTCGTAATGCGCGTGGTCGCATGTTGTTTGTTCAAAAATCAACCGTTCCTGTGGGTACTTGTAAAAAAACTGAAGAATTGTTTGCATCTATCTTTAAAACGTGTGCGTATGCTTTTGATTTTGATGTTGCTTCAAATCCAGAATTCCTTCGCGAGGGATGTGCGATTAATGATTTTATGAAGCCTGATCGAGTGGTGTTTGGGGTAAAATCAGAGTGGGCAAAAAAAGTTCTAATTGAGCTGTATGAACCATTTGTTCAGAATAAAGAAACACAATTATTTGCGATGAATTACGAATCGTCAGAGCTTACAAAATATGTTTCAAATACAATGCTCGCATCACGAATTAGTTTTATGAATCAGATTGCTTTACTAGCAGACGTTGTTGGCGCTGATATCTCGGCTGTCGAAAAGGGTGTGGGTTCGGATACTCGCATTGGAAAACATTTTTTGCGTGCAGGAATTGGGTATGGCGGCAGTTGCTTTAAAAAAGATATTCAAGGATTAATGCATCTTGGGCGTGTGCACGGAGTTGATATGTCCTTTGCTGAATGCGTTGAAGAGATTAACGAGAATCAAGTTTCGGCATTTCTTTCACGTATTTATGCATATTATGATTCAATGCTTTCGTCTCGTCGTTGTGGTGTTTTGGGTGTTGCTTTTAAGCCCGAAACCGATGACATTCGTTCTTCGCCAGCGGTAGCGCTTATGAATGCTCTTGTTGATAAAGTTCAATCGATGATTGTGTATGATCCGGTAGCTCTTCCTTCGTTAAAATTATCATATCCTCAACTGCGAGTTGATTTTGCTAATTCAGTAAAAGAAGTTTTAAAAAGCTGTGATTTTTTAATAATTTGCACAGAGTGGGCGGCGTTTGTCGGGTTAACCCCATCAGATTTGTTACTTGTTTCTGATAAAGTTGTTTTTGATGGCCGCAATATTTTTGATCCGCATGAAATGGCAGCTGCAGGGATTATGTATTATCCTGTTGGTCGCAAATCTGTAGCTCCGAGAAAAATTGCAGCTATTGTGAATGATCGTCAACTAGAACACTAG
- the asnB gene encoding asparagine synthase (glutamine-hydrolyzing) translates to MVCGFVGFIACESVGDQEQFFVSVVDRMMHAIAHRGFDGDGRFASKDARVFLGHKRLAIVNKHASGIQPMTTPDGRFTIIFNGEIYNYQLLMPEIIQQGYKINSGTDTEVLLLGFACWGIDFIQKLRGMFSFVVWDAVHKKAYLIKDQFGIKPLYFAQIQHNGVQGVLFASELKALIASGLIEKKINYAVLSAYVRYGFVKAPETIIKGVRSVEPATIVEFSDRQFHYKKFWTISSVRVQDRWKDFQECVSAVKEKFQQVVGQYSAAAVDLGVFLSAGIDSTLLLAMLTRVCNKKVSTFSLGFSSPFKGLTDESAIARQTAQKYGSNHYEIQVDGAYARSAFTQFIQAIDQPSGDGFNTFMISQLAGQHTPVVFSGIGGDELFLGYRYFNELLKRSRLYTLPGFNGFSWMAKYVADQFSFAKAVFSRFGVGFLAHGAVDGEDLYLAYRSVPNYLKLSELLSFDVRSKSIMNFSSKDLSLERIFAQEDDFLNAFSKAELDWYVPGVLLQDTDAVSMAWTIETRVPFLDIDFVELVLSMPSSYKKWVGQPFNKPLLVEGFKDFFPTDVLTGSKKGFEMPLGFWLKDNFKDRIQVLKDASWVDKSKVEALCQKVHVDPREYRDLWLLVVLANWAEHNGIEF, encoded by the coding sequence TTGGTGTGCGGCTTTGTTGGTTTTATTGCATGTGAATCTGTTGGTGACCAAGAGCAATTTTTTGTTTCGGTAGTTGATCGAATGATGCATGCAATAGCACATCGTGGATTTGATGGGGATGGTCGTTTTGCATCAAAAGATGCCCGAGTATTTTTGGGTCACAAGCGATTGGCGATTGTGAACAAGCACGCTTCTGGTATTCAACCAATGACCACGCCCGATGGGCGATTTACCATTATTTTTAATGGTGAAATATATAACTATCAATTATTGATGCCAGAAATTATTCAGCAGGGGTATAAAATCAATTCAGGCACAGACACGGAAGTTTTGCTTTTGGGTTTTGCTTGCTGGGGCATTGATTTTATTCAAAAATTACGCGGCATGTTTTCGTTTGTTGTTTGGGATGCTGTTCACAAAAAAGCCTATTTGATTAAAGATCAGTTTGGCATCAAGCCATTATATTTTGCACAAATTCAGCATAATGGTGTGCAGGGAGTTCTTTTTGCCTCGGAGCTTAAAGCATTGATTGCAAGTGGACTTATCGAAAAAAAAATAAATTACGCAGTTCTTTCTGCATATGTTCGATATGGATTTGTAAAAGCGCCAGAAACGATCATCAAGGGAGTTCGTTCTGTGGAGCCCGCAACTATTGTTGAATTTAGTGATAGGCAATTTCACTATAAAAAGTTTTGGACAATTTCATCTGTTCGGGTTCAGGATCGCTGGAAAGATTTTCAAGAGTGCGTATCAGCTGTTAAAGAAAAATTTCAACAGGTGGTGGGGCAATATTCGGCGGCTGCGGTTGATTTGGGTGTTTTTTTGAGTGCCGGAATTGATTCAACATTGTTACTTGCGATGCTTACAAGGGTTTGTAATAAAAAGGTTTCAACATTTTCTTTGGGTTTTTCTTCTCCATTCAAAGGGTTAACCGATGAATCGGCGATTGCTCGTCAAACAGCTCAAAAATATGGTTCAAATCATTATGAAATTCAGGTTGATGGTGCTTATGCACGAAGCGCCTTTACACAATTTATTCAAGCAATAGATCAGCCAAGTGGAGATGGGTTTAATACGTTTATGATTTCTCAACTTGCAGGCCAGCATACGCCAGTTGTTTTTTCTGGGATTGGCGGAGACGAGCTTTTTTTGGGATACCGCTATTTCAATGAATTATTAAAAAGGAGTCGGCTGTATACGTTGCCGGGATTTAATGGTTTTTCTTGGATGGCAAAATATGTTGCAGATCAATTCTCGTTTGCAAAAGCTGTGTTTTCTCGTTTTGGGGTTGGATTTTTGGCGCATGGGGCGGTTGATGGTGAAGATCTTTATTTGGCATATCGAAGTGTTCCCAATTATTTAAAATTATCAGAATTATTATCGTTTGATGTGCGGTCAAAATCGATTATGAATTTTTCGTCAAAAGATCTTTCGTTAGAGCGTATTTTTGCTCAAGAGGACGATTTTTTAAATGCTTTTTCTAAGGCAGAATTGGATTGGTATGTTCCAGGTGTTTTGCTGCAAGATACCGATGCGGTAAGTATGGCTTGGACTATAGAAACGCGTGTTCCTTTTCTGGATATTGATTTTGTTGAGTTGGTTCTTTCTATGCCAAGTTCATATAAAAAGTGGGTTGGGCAGCCGTTTAACAAGCCGCTTCTAGTAGAAGGATTTAAAGATTTTTTTCCTACGGATGTTTTAACTGGTTCAAAAAAAGGGTTTGAAATGCCTCTGGGTTTTTGGCTCAAAGATAATTTTAAAGATCGAATTCAGGTGCTTAAAGATGCCTCTTGGGTTGATAAATCTAAGGTTGAGGCTTTGTGTCAAAAAGTTCATGTAGATCCTCGTGAGTATCGTGATTTGTGGCTGCTTGTTGTTCTTGCTAACTGGGCTGAACATAACGGCATAGAGTTCTAA
- a CDS encoding glycosyltransferase family 4 protein: MMIRKKILFIHHGSGIGGAPHSLRLLIRSLDTKEFEPVVLFLFDSPAVKLFTDEGIAVAGPVLRAEFSHTVIWWYRWYHVHHFLRALWDWVQVLFFDAGKWFDELKPDIVHLNTSSLSVWALVAWWKHIPVVWHIRESLASGYMGLRRMIIQSIVERCATKIIAISTYDGRFWKNSKKLVILQNPVDCQFFSPNIAARKQQRELLNIPQEANVLVYLGGLSREKGALLALRILERLLVKNHDFYLIVAGSWKMPTESKLRTILGLQQWYRQVNQLAQKMAKNIRFTGVVESTHHILQTSDCLVFPAQKGHFARPVLEAGAVGLPVVASHLSPLEELVEDQETGFLCDPGDLDVWERAILTLFEQKAGAFNFVRKKIEDGFGLEPYGKKITVIYRSLGG; encoded by the coding sequence ATGATGATCAGGAAAAAAATACTTTTTATTCATCATGGATCTGGGATTGGTGGTGCTCCTCATAGCTTGCGGTTGCTTATTCGATCGTTGGATACAAAAGAGTTTGAACCAGTGGTGTTATTTTTGTTTGATTCTCCTGCGGTAAAGTTGTTTACCGACGAAGGGATAGCAGTTGCAGGGCCTGTTTTGAGGGCAGAATTTTCGCATACGGTTATTTGGTGGTATCGCTGGTATCACGTGCATCATTTTTTACGAGCATTATGGGATTGGGTACAGGTGCTTTTTTTTGATGCTGGTAAGTGGTTTGATGAATTAAAACCAGATATTGTGCATTTAAACACCTCTTCATTATCAGTATGGGCGCTTGTGGCATGGTGGAAACACATTCCCGTCGTTTGGCATATTCGGGAGTCGTTGGCTTCGGGGTATATGGGTTTGCGTCGCATGATAATTCAATCTATTGTTGAGCGCTGTGCAACAAAAATTATTGCAATATCTACATATGATGGTCGCTTTTGGAAAAATTCTAAAAAATTAGTGATTTTGCAAAATCCTGTTGATTGCCAGTTTTTTTCGCCAAATATTGCCGCGCGAAAGCAGCAGCGAGAGCTTTTAAATATTCCCCAAGAAGCAAATGTTTTGGTTTATTTGGGTGGGTTGTCTCGCGAAAAAGGAGCACTGTTGGCATTGCGCATATTGGAGCGGCTCTTGGTTAAGAATCACGATTTTTATTTAATTGTGGCAGGTTCCTGGAAGATGCCCACTGAGTCAAAATTACGCACTATCTTGGGTCTTCAGCAGTGGTACCGTCAGGTTAACCAGCTGGCTCAAAAAATGGCTAAAAATATTCGGTTTACAGGGGTTGTTGAATCTACGCACCACATTTTGCAGACCAGTGATTGTTTGGTGTTTCCAGCTCAAAAAGGGCATTTTGCTCGTCCGGTACTGGAGGCAGGGGCTGTTGGGTTGCCGGTGGTTGCTTCTCATTTGTCACCGCTTGAAGAGCTTGTAGAGGATCAGGAAACGGGTTTTTTGTGTGATCCAGGTGATCTTGATGTGTGGGAGCGGGCAATATTAACTCTTTTTGAGCAAAAAGCAGGGGCGTTTAATTTTGTAAGAAAAAAAATAGAAGATGGGTTTGGGCTGGAGCCATATGGCAAAAAAATAACAGTAATTTACCGGTCTTTAGGTGGGTGA